caacaaaaaaaccccagcagcagcagacagttctttaatttattttattttattgcatgaaATGTGTTCTGGTACGATTCACTGGGAGGATTAGTGGGAATCGCAGAGCCCTAATTAcctaaaaaaatccatttattatATGTTTATTTAAGCATAACTGAAACCAGCCTTCCCGAAAGGATGGGCATTATATATTGGGTGGGTTGCCTATTTTTGCTCAGTATTTACACTGACCGTTGCTTATTATGAATTATGTTGAGGCTTTAAAGATTTGCATTAAAGCGAGGGGGGGGAGACCCTGAAGCATAGTGCTATTGACTGTCTGGCATACCTGTTTATTTGAAAGCCTAAATGATAAAATTATGGTTTataggaggaagggagggggatAACGAATACTGTTTCTCTTACAATGTGCATGAACTAACACAGTGTGATTAATGTGCTTTGGTGACTTGGGttaaaaaacataaattctgCAGGGTTTCTTTGGGTGTGATCCGTATCAACACAGCAGCTGCCTCTAAAACATTGACAAATACTGTAGCCATAAAATAAATGTAGGTAATGTCAAAATATCAGCAGTCTTTGGGGATTTTCTTAAAAGATGTCAGTGATTAACTCTTGGGCTTGCAAACTGGGAATCTTTTGATTCATAAAATCTCCGAGGCTTTAACTGTAAAATTATATATGCTACCAAATATAAGGGGTACCGGTCAGTTCTGAAACTGTAACAAGCCAAATCTGTGAAATGTCAATAATCAATCATGCTAAAcagtaagtataaaaaaaaagcctcatgatttttaaaaacaaacaatagtACTCAAATTTACAACTTCATTTGGTTCTCCATAAATTAACATCTTTGTTAGCACTTTCTGACATAATTTCTTGTTAACTTAAGAACTGATAGCtcgattttttttcagatattttgatGGCATGACAAATCAGAAAGAAGAGGATGTACTGTATGACTAGACACAAGATCAGTTCTGTTTGTGGATTACATTTTCAGTAAGATGTATGgatctattttttccttgttcttataTATAGATCATGAGACTTGACTGAGGCAATATACATATCATCCATCCATCTATGGCGAACTACAGCCATGCAGCTGacaacattttacaaaatctctctcctttaacagcttttctgaaactgACTTCACTGGGTTTCATAATAGGAGTCAGTGTGGTGGGTAACCTTCTGATCTCCATTTTGCTAGTCAAAGATAAGACCTTGCATAGAGCTCCTTACTACTTCCTGTTGGATCTTTGCTGCTCAGATATCCTCAGATCTGCAATttgtttcccatttgttttcacCTCTGTAAAAAATGGCTCTACTTGGACGTATGGGACTCTTACTTGCAAAGTGATTgcctttttgggggttttgtccTGCTTTCACACTGCTTTCATGTTATTCTGCATAAGCGTCACCAGATACTTAGCTATTGCCCACCACCGTTTTTATACGAAAAGGCTGACCTTCTGGACTTGTTTGGCTGTTATCTGTATGGTGTGGACCCTCTCTGTAGCCATGGCTTTCCCCCCAGTTTTAGATGTGGGCACCTACTCGTTCATTAGGGAGGAAGACCAATGCACTTTCCAGCATCGTTCCTTCAGGGCTAATGATTCCTTGGGATTTATGCTTCTTCTTGCCCTTATCCTCCTAGCCACACAGCTTGTCTACCTCAAGCTGATATTTTTTGTTCACGATCGCAGGAAAATGAAGCCAGTCCAGTTTGTTGCAGCAGTGAGCCAGAACTGGACTTTTCATGGTCCTGGAGCAAGTGGTCAAGCAGCTGCTAATTGGCTGGCTGGATTTGGAAGGGGTCCCACACCTCCAACCTTGTTGGGAATCAGGCAAAACGCGAACACCACAGGCAGGAGAAGGCTACTGGTTTTAGATGAGTTCAAAATGGAGAAGAGAATCAGCAGAATGTTCTACATCATGACATTCCTCTTTCTGACCTTGTGGGGTCCCTATTTGGTAGCCTGTTACTGGAGAGTTTTTGCAAGAGGGCCTGTAGTACCAGGGGGATTTCTAACGGCTGCTGTCTGGATGAGTTTTGCCCAAGCTGGAATCAATCCTTTTGTCTGCATTTTCTCCAACAGGGAGCTGAGGCGCTGTTTCAGCACAACCCTTCTTTACTGCAGAAAATCCAGGTTACCAAGGGAACCTTACTGTGTTATATGAGGGAGCATCTGTAAATCTTTAGCCTTGTGAAACACTACCATTCTCTGCTAAGCAATTGTGGCCTGTAGCCATGTCTTGAGAAGAAAATCAAGAATGGGATGTCAGCAGTTGTAAGGATTTGGGCAACATTCTGCAGTCTTTGCAATAGCTCACCTCTAATCCTATTTTAAACCTAAACATGTTCCTGCTGACCACTGCTGAAGGTTTGTAATTAAGAACAAAGGACTGAACTACTGCCCTGAATTCCTTTATGTGGTTGAAATCTAGATTATGAAAGTAGCAGGTGCTAAGTATCAGTGCTAAATGCTGTGTATATCACTACATAAAATAAGACCATCAAAAAGATTAGCATTGGACATCTTAATAAATTAAGTTGATATGAGGTTAATGTGTTGATAAAACTAATTTTAGACATCTGAAGACctttaaaacatttcatacaATTATTGTTTTGCAAAGACTGAAAACTGGGGACTCAAGTACTGTAACTGATTAAAGATGTGCCATGCATTATTGGATTATCACACTTACAAATCTGTTTGCCTTGTGAGTAAGTTTTGGGGAGCATTccaaagcagtatttttgttcagatttagactttacttttttttccaaatatattacTCTTTCTAAATACCATTTTCCTTAACAGTGAAATTACTAACATTTAACTGTATTCTGTGGTTTTTGCTGATTTGGTATAAAGTTTAATAGactcttatttatattttttaaaaagctagataTCAGTCTGTTAGGCAACGTTAATGATAATATCCAGTCATAATTGAACAGTTCTAATTATACAGAATAAACACATGTTGCCTTAAAGGGTTATCTAGTATCTTCCATTTTGTTTAGCATTGAAGCAAATAAGCAAGGAAAATTGAATCAATAACTCTGGTCAGTCATTTGGGAGTGCATGAAAGATCACTTagtcctcttttttcctttttactccaATGGTTCCCAAAATCAGTATGCACATCACTGGGATGATATGATTTTTTTCTAGGTGTGCCGCCCTTTCTAGTTTGTTCTGAGAAACACAGGCAGTTGatgtatgtttatattttaaGACAGCTGTCATGGGGAGACCGCAGCCTTAGTATGATATCTTGCACAATTTGTGAAGCATTTATTCTACTGAAGGCACAGTCTTGTTTATattttctgcacattttggtGTATTggttgttttaaattatttaagttttaaCTTGTGAAAGCATATAATATGATTTCttagtattttagaaatacattAAGAGTCTGTGAGTCTTTCCTTCTTTAAGATACAGATGTGTGGATTTCAATATAAAGTTGCATTTGCCAAAATTTACCTGTGTAGCTTGTTAATTTTCTTGgaataaaattttacatttttccagttATACAATTAACCTTTTTAATTTTGTCTAGTGAGCTAGCATGAAGTACTGAGAATGTAGCCATTATGAATTATTATCCTTTGCAGTCACTGTATTCCCAAACTGTAAATGCATGAATGATGGGGACCACAGGATTGATAAATGATATTATCTACAGTAGCACTATTGTGTAGTTTATCATAATTACCCATCTATCTGTTCTAATATGTCAGTTATATTTAAAGTTACAACACAGTATTTGACATTAACTTCACagtttaattttggaaaatgtgtATATTTGAAGCACAACATCATGAGTTGGTCAATCATAAAGAACACggagttttcttaatttttggaGAGACAAGACTAGAGGTCTTAATTCAGTATTGGTATATCTTGTCCTTTGTTGTAGTTTTATGACCAGCAAgttaatatatacatacacaagcAGCAGTCAATAATGGAAATGCTTAAATTTGTATGATAACATTATACAACATATGCAACAATTCAGAGAGTTGTGTCTATATGTGATCAGACAACTTGATCAAAGATTTAGTGAGCAATCTGTTTGACCTCACTTACACTTTTATACTGAGGTTGATTGGTTGAGAGGCATGGCTTTATATACTgtgttgaaacagaaaaattgctAAAATAATGAGTCCTCATCAGTACAAGAATGTTTCAGAAAGTAATTTGAAACGGGACCAATAAACTTCTACCAAAAGGACTTTTTTATTACACtgaaaaaggctttgaaattaaGGTAGTTAAGCAATTGTCAAAGATAGCAAGAGTGAATAAAAACTGAATCGTATGTTGAGAAAAATTCTGAAAGTTATCCCACTTAAGTTTATTAAAAGGTTGATTGGCAATAACTTCAGTCTAATTTCTATAAAATAGTAACCTTTACAAGGAACATTGATATTACATATTGTAATAAAGAAGTACATATAAATAAAGTTGTAAATAGTGTTATAGTTCTAGAAGTAGACGGTTCTAAAGATTAGCCAGAAAATTTTCACCTATGGAATTTCAAAAGCTGTAAATTTGGGGCCTGACCTAACTCCTAATAAAGTCAGTTGGTGTTTCCCATTAACTTCATTTGGAGCAGAAGCAGGCCCTAACATTTCTATAGTACTATGCTTCTGAAATACTAAGAAGGCTGTATTTACTatgcagtgggaaaagaaaaaaaataaaaacaatttaaaattatttccctggaAGTTTTGCAAGCAGTAACtgatgtaaattaaaataataaacagtaaACAAgtctgaaagcaaatattttgctaaatgtttttcttttgatatgaATATAATTCCTTTGGCTAACTGAAAAACATGCAACTGTATTACTACCTGACAGAGGAgaggaacttttttttaagtgaatttttgTAATTGTTCCCGTAAGAAGTCTTGTGaccaaagtatttccttttattttctccagtgttaaaagaacaaggggattttcagtgaaattaaaaggCAACGTATGAAGTAACATTTTATGCAAAGTTATTACTCAGTGAAACTCACTGGCACAGGATGTCAAGTAGTTTAGAGAGATTCCTACAGGAATTACACGTATACATGAATTAAAGCAGTGCTTGCAGTTTTTGTCATCGGTGTCATTTTGATCCTAGTCAGCATATCAAACCTAATGTATTAAGGTATAAATTCAAAGGAGCAAGAAGGTTTATTCCAATTCAGTACACTGTTGTGTCACAGTATGAAAagccttttgctttcattttagtaCAGGAGTTAAGCTGTTGCCAAAGCTAGAATACAGGGCTGGTAGGTTACTCTTTTCAGAATAGCAATAGAATATCACACTATTTTATATCTGCATTGTTCTTTAATGTTCATGGGTAATGTGAAGTtagcagttttaatttttctggtggcagaaaaaaagagtaagaacagATTCCCTGGAGAAAAGACTGTCTGCCCTTGTTGCTTTCCTGCCCTCTGTTGCCCCACTAGCCCTGTGGCAGCCTCTCTATCAATCCTTCTTCAAGATTAAATGTTTCATATACTGAGTCTTATATTTCTCCTGCTCCTTAAGAAGTGTCTCAGCCATCCCTCCTCCCTAGTAGAtaagctcctgcagcagcttccCAAGGTTTGTCAGTGTCTGGGTTTCCTTCCTGAAGAGAGAGAGACCGCCAGTTCCTTCCAGCTGCCTTTGTAGTTTGTGGAGTCGTCGTTCCATGACGCTTGGCTAGTGCACTGGGTATCTCTGTCTTTTGGCTTCGGTCATGAAGCAGATGCTATCTAGGTTATgtagagaaaaatgagaataGGGAGGGGGCAGCAGGAAACAACTTCCCCTCTCCCAACTCCTTCATAAAGAAACCACTGATATTGTTGCATTGCCCAAGaacatatgatttttttaaagcatatttggTGCTAATGACCCtctaaatgaataaaatgtaCAGTTAGCCAATTAATGCTAATTAATTGGCTAGTTAATGCTGGTTTTGGTACAACtacaaaatattattacaaaATGGCTTTCCGTCAGTCTCTAGGCCTTGGGGGCAGAGGAGTCCACTGTATCTATCTCTTTTTAAGCGCATTGAGTTTGTTCActtgttttgtctttgctttgcctttcaaGCATGTGAACATTTTACTTATATTAATAGGAGTCCAGTATTGCAGCAAGCTGTTATTATTCATgggtttaaaaaatgaagtaaaagggAACTCTCATGATTTTCGAGGTGAATTAGAGAGGTATTTTGACAAACAATTGTTTTTTAACAAATGTTGAATAAAACTGGGTTGCAGGGCTCTTTCATAGTTACGCAGTCAGCTTTCAATTGTTGAAAATAGAAATGGAGTAGACTAACCCGCGTAAAGCTATAAACATAGGTAATACAAAACATATGCACATTAGATAAGAACTTCCTGTGTTTATTACATTTATCGAGGAATGAAGTTAAGCTGAAGTAAAAAGTGAGatcagaaattcaaagaaaaatggtgggtgtttttcctttttttctgctctgttttagcATAGCACTGCTAATCTGCAACCTGGGTTACACACCCACAGACAACCGAGAGTTGACTGTACAATTCTGCATACCACATAGACAACTTCCTTCTAGTTTGTATTCATTGAGAGCTGTATAAGTGCACACTACTAATCTGATtgacttttcagagaaaagagaaggctcagtcTGAGATACTGTTCTTCAAAACTAAAATTCAATATat
The genomic region above belongs to Mycteria americana isolate JAX WOST 10 ecotype Jacksonville Zoo and Gardens chromosome 1, USCA_MyAme_1.0, whole genome shotgun sequence and contains:
- the GPR85 gene encoding putative G-protein coupled receptor 85, giving the protein MANYSHAADNILQNLSPLTAFLKLTSLGFIIGVSVVGNLLISILLVKDKTLHRAPYYFLLDLCCSDILRSAICFPFVFTSVKNGSTWTYGTLTCKVIAFLGVLSCFHTAFMLFCISVTRYLAIAHHRFYTKRLTFWTCLAVICMVWTLSVAMAFPPVLDVGTYSFIREEDQCTFQHRSFRANDSLGFMLLLALILLATQLVYLKLIFFVHDRRKMKPVQFVAAVSQNWTFHGPGASGQAAANWLAGFGRGPTPPTLLGIRQNANTTGRRRLLVLDEFKMEKRISRMFYIMTFLFLTLWGPYLVACYWRVFARGPVVPGGFLTAAVWMSFAQAGINPFVCIFSNRELRRCFSTTLLYCRKSRLPREPYCVI